The genomic region ATAACACAATATattcaattattattaaaacaaTCAATTAATCAATCtagttatataaatatatagatTCTGAATTTTCTacaattaataattttattaccTGACACCTTGACTGGACTTTGATGTTTGACATAAAAGAATTCTTAATTCTTTTAAGTGAGATCCGAACTTTACTGTCGCCATGTTGGATATCCAGCGCCATCCTGCGtcaaataaaatattcgttTGCTTTATTCTTGCCATCCGAGAAATGTTCTTAAAGATATGATACGAGTATAGTATATACTATACGACTATAGTACGAGAAGCTATGGCGCTGGTCGCAttcaaaatttaaatttaaataattttcataTTGGCGTCAATCATCGACAGAATAGTCTCGCGACACTTAGGCTGAAATCGTAATTTTAATTGAATCACGATTCGATTGATCTGAAGTAATTTAACAGCATTAATGCTCTctgttttaattatttttaattcgaGAAATATATCACTATACGGTGAAGAATAACGAAAGACTATTGCGTTCAGTACAACTGTCAGATAAATAGGAAAATTCTGCCATGGAAAAGCCCTTGGGGGCGAAAGAAGAGGGTCTTTGAGACAAACTGAAGTAGGTTTTTATGCAATATTAATTAGCCATCTTTACAGATTAAGTATCTTTTTGTATAGCTTAATAAATTCATCCTAGAATCAGGCTATCTATCCTTACATTAATGAATTACGTCAAATTATACAATGACAGACTCTACTGCAGATTGGGAATTGCAGAAAATTCCTTCGGTTCATGTCCTGATTATGCTGTTACACTTCTGTACAAAATGGTAACATACATGTATCCAATCTTATATTGGAATGTTGTATTTGAAATTCTCTATGTATGACAAATGATGTACAAACCTTACCTCTGAACAATAACAAAACTGTCTGTTAGCGTCGTACATTTCACCTGTAAAAATATAAATTGTAAAATGGAAGAGATGAAATGACAACACATTTATTCAATAATATAAAATGTATATTTTATAGAAaaaaatataatacaaattaaTTGATTTTAATAACGTGTAATAAGGAGCCTCCTTTATATTCCACTCTGGTTGACAGTGTCTTGTAGTATTGTCCAATTTTATTTTGAGACAAATttgttcatttttttttataatattccaCCTTCTCCCTTAAAAATCTATTTATCACGCGACAACTACGTCGAGATATTATCACCTGTAAATCAGTAGTATGAAACCGTTCTTAATCTACGATTTTCTAACTTGGTAATTCTCTGATTTCGTACTCCAATTGACAAATTGATAACCATATTTCTCTGGAAAGTACCTAATTGACGGTTTCTTTTTCTGGTCAGGGTTTGACCTGTAATAGTATTGACTTTTGCAATTTCATCCAACATTTTCTAAGTCAACCTGAATCCTAGATACTTAACATTATTGACTTCCATGTATATTCTTATATAAGTATGGAGTCGTCATATTGTAACATCTATATCCAagtgcatagaagtgaaattaatttttatataaaaaatctAACAGAATTTCAAAATACATCTTAACATACGAAGCATAACATTATACAAAAAATAACTTGGAAAACCTTGTGTAAACAGATATGGAAAGTAACAGTTATTAATGTTGAAGTGTTCGCAGTCACTAAATGAGGATTAACAATTTTGGGGCTAATTTTGATTCttgtaatttatttaaatcAGTGAAAAATAAACACAACAGCTGAAAATCAGTAAAAGAATAAAATTGTCGGCCATTAACGCTCGAAGTAGCAAACAATGGTGATTTAGATAAGTAATTAAAATTATTGTAATTCATATTTTAACGTGATAAGAAAAATTTTGCAGTGTTGAACAATAAGACatttttatctgcttctgtgcttatTTTACCGAATTGATCTTGACATATGGCGGTTTCTCGTTTCGAGAGTTGGTGAAGACTAAACCAATATTAGTGGGATCTGTTCGCTCGATTTTTAAGTGGTCATTAAGGATAATGAGATCAAATCTTACTCAAAACATCACAAcgtatattaatattaaacaataaaaaatattttaatttcgcATTCCcgaaataaatttatttatactTACAAGACTTAATATTCTAAATTTTCTAAAATTTTCATGATACAGATTTTATGAGCGATAAAAATATATTTGCTATTTATCAGTGTAACTATAGATTAAAAaccataattttttattttaataatgGATCGATTActctgaaaataaaaaaaaaatattaacttTACATTGATTTAATTGTCACGAATATAGATATTGCAATTAAGATTTCTTTGAGGCAGATCAAATTTAAACTGTGTAAGGGAAACACAATTACGCTCAGAACTGATTTGAATCTTATCTTCTTTAAAAAGAATATTTATCTTAATTGCACCATATAATATTTCCTCTTACATTGTTCCTTAGTTCGAATCCGAATTGGAAAAACCTTGGAGCTTTGCAGTTCACTTTGTTGGTGTCAACAAATCATAAGAAAAAAAAGGTGAAAAGAGGATCGAGACAGCtgagaaatttaaaaatcacatatatatataataaaaacgATCATTTAACTTTTTCtccatgaaaatttgtttaataaATTAATGGGAGTCTTCTAATTAAAATGAGACCAAATTGAAcataatttaaataatattttgccATTGATATTTTAGTAACTCATTTTACTTaagaaaaaacaaaaacaaGTGACAAATGATAAATTAGAATGACAGTTCTCTCAAAATGATTAGCTACATAATGAGAGAGCAAGATGTTTGGGTAATGAGGGAACAAATTGACTATGTAATGGTGGAGACGATCAAGAAATATATTTGTTACTCTTGATTTGAAGTCTAAGATATTCTCGAAGGAAGTATACCATTTGAGAGACAATTTCATTACAAACATGTTTCTAGCAACCTgcttttgtaatttacaaaagtGATAATGAAGGATAAAAAGATCCTATCAAGTAATATTTAGGTTAAGATATTACAAATTATGTTGTGTTTAATTTAAACAATTGTTTGTATTTAACTTGTCTCTGAAAACGAAATGTGTGTGACAATGTGACATTTGAACTAATAGGGACAATGTGAGAGGATTTACTGTAGTGATGTTTCTTATACTATATACCTTATATTGTACATGACAATTGACAGTGTCACTTGAATTGTCACACATCAATTTGTATATCACTATCTTCAGCTTCACTTTCAGTACTAATTATAGCATCTTCTCCTACTAACAAGGCTGCAGGTAGATTTTGTGGTACATTATCAATATCTAATCTCGGAGTCGAGTAAACATTTAATACTTGAATTGTTGTGGGAGAAGTTGAGAGACATTGTGGTACAGATCCTAAAGGATCAGAATTTAATGCATCACAATCCAAAGAAGTCGACAATTGTAATTGTAAATTATGTAACTCAGGTATATGTGGACGAATCTAAAATATCAATTAAAACAACATAATAAACTAttgttcaaatgaatttaaaagatCATTTCAATAAATTTCATTAGTACGTTTAATCTTGTAAATTCTACCTTTAATCCATCTGCTGTGTGAGGATTCCTACAGCCTCTGCACCTGCATTCAACACAGGGCTTACTTTCTACGTAACATGGACAACGTTGACCACAACACGTTAATTTTCCAGGTATTGCTGTAGCATTGCCACATCTACATCCTTTTCTTTTACTTCGAGCAGAACTTGATCTTGGCTTTTTAAAGGCTGACGACTGTTTGAAATGAAATAAATGGCTTTACTTTTAACTATTATAAAAAacttaaataaaaaataaggATTTTATAGAGATTAATGCAGACACAAATAAAATATAGACACGAGTAAGTCAGCAATAGTATGTAATGCAATTTAAAATTGCTATCTGCATTAATCTGTGTATGGGACCTAGCAAAAtatgcatttaaatttatttagacCTAGTGTTAGTATAAAACAGTATTAAGGAATGTTAATAAAATATAAGCTACATTGTTAAATGTTATACAAATCTAGAAATACGATTGTACCTTACAAGTAATATTAACGAAGACGCACATCATTTAGCATTTAAATAAAAGTTATAGTGTGTGCAATGTAAACTGCCTGTAAGGCATAAAATTAATCGAATATCTATTGAAATTACTTTGCTGCCCTTTGAAGATTTTTTCTTAGAAGGGGTCCCATATTTAAGGTGGGAAGATGGAATACATTTTACCCCTCCTACAGAGTTGTGTGGATTTCCATCCATATCCTGTTGTCCAACATCTATATCGTCTGCAGCTGCTGCTTTCCGTTTTATTGTTATTTTGTTACCAGATCCGGCATACATCACAGAGTATATTGAGGATCCATTTGACACAGTACGTATAGCAGGTGATTCtatgtaatatataaataataattattatttttttattttacttaaatataattatatatcagGATCTTTATATGGATTGAACTATTTTCAAGAAGAGGCATTTCCAAGAACTAGGATTCCCCTAACAACATTATTAACGTAATATTTCTTTTTGGTAAACTTAAAAGAGTTACAATAAAAAATACCTTGAGAGAAACATTGATGGAGAACCTATAGATAATAGAATTTATTGTAAGTAGTTATTAGATATTTTAACATCGATTAAACCTTTTATAAATATTGCTAAAAATGATCAAATTTTTAAATATGTGTGAATGAGAAACTTTTATAGTTGAAGATAAAAAAAGCCTTCTTCTATCTTCTTAAGATAgataattttataaataatttgtaacatatttgtaaaaaaatatttcaagtataacatttttaaaataattatattGTATTATTTTTTCCACATTTCCCTATCCTCTTAAAAGAGCAAAAAATTAGGTTAATTTCGAGGTGGTCTATTTTGAGCTTTGGTAGAACATTATGTAGATCGCAGATAGGAAAACTGTTAAGGTCCTTCTAAAATGTACACTAGTTCGCCTTTTAATAATTGTAGTGTAATAGGCAGAGACTTGTCCAGATCTTTGCTTAGCAGATACTATAAAGAATCAAAGAAGTTCCAGTTGCAaagttgcaaacaatattctCTGAGTATCTAGTACCCACAGAACCTTTTCTGTAGTATTTGATTAATTTCTGTTATTAAATGGTAAACAGGATTAAAGACAACTTTTGCTATAGCCTACAGGATATGGCTTTTGAGAAGTTCTAATA from Xylocopa sonorina isolate GNS202 chromosome 2, iyXylSono1_principal, whole genome shotgun sequence harbors:
- the Msl-2 gene encoding male-specific lethal 2 isoform X3, which gives rise to MNATSLYVSTCRLVLQADADDPNSWTDLYRLVPYLRQSLSCTVCSNLLIEPHTPTETNCQHHVCRGCRGGRKKLKPSCVSSNKTGSSASVIGASSLMELIQEGSGFKDEFKSTAGLSKSAYSILPCVYTSTTSTQTQGNAIQNSEAVSQSISESPAIRTVSNGSSIYSVMYAGSGNKITIKRKAAAADDIDVGQQDMDGNPHNSVGGVKCIPSSHLKYGTPSKKKSSKGSKSSAFKKPRSSSARSKRKGCRCGNATAIPGKLTCCGQRCPCYVESKPCVECRCRGCRNPHTADGLKIRPHIPELHNLQLQLSTSLDCDALNSDPLGSVPQCLSTSPTTIQVLNVYSTPRLDIDNVPQNLPAALLVGEDAIISTESEAEDSDIQIDV
- the Msl-2 gene encoding male-specific lethal 2 isoform X2, whose amino-acid sequence is MNATSLYVSTCRLVLQADADDPNSWTDLYRLVPYLRQSLSCTVCSNLLIEPHTPTETNCQHHVCRGCRGGRKKLKPSCGWCKDYDKYIENVQLRILLQCYKKLCEYLTNTNIYRSLILSVSSNKTGSSASVIGASSLMELIQEGSGFKDEFKSTAGLSKSAYSILPCVYTSTTSTQTQGNAIQNSEAVSQSISESPAIRTVSNGSSIYSVMYAGSGNKITIKRKAAAADDIDVGQQDMDGNPHNSVGGSSAFKKPRSSSARSKRKGCRCGNATAIPGKLTCCGQRCPCYVESKPCVECRCRGCRNPHTADGLKIRPHIPELHNLQLQLSTSLDCDALNSDPLGSVPQCLSTSPTTIQVLNVYSTPRLDIDNVPQNLPAALLVGEDAIISTESEAEDSDIQIDV
- the Msl-2 gene encoding male-specific lethal 2 isoform X1; amino-acid sequence: MNATSLYVSTCRLVLQADADDPNSWTDLYRLVPYLRQSLSCTVCSNLLIEPHTPTETNCQHHVCRGCRGGRKKLKPSCGWCKDYDKYIENVQLRILLQCYKKLCEYLTNTNIYRSLILSVSSNKTGSSASVIGASSLMELIQEGSGFKDEFKSTAGLSKSAYSILPCVYTSTTSTQTQGNAIQNSEAVSQSISESPAIRTVSNGSSIYSVMYAGSGNKITIKRKAAAADDIDVGQQDMDGNPHNSVGGVKCIPSSHLKYGTPSKKKSSKGSKSSAFKKPRSSSARSKRKGCRCGNATAIPGKLTCCGQRCPCYVESKPCVECRCRGCRNPHTADGLKIRPHIPELHNLQLQLSTSLDCDALNSDPLGSVPQCLSTSPTTIQVLNVYSTPRLDIDNVPQNLPAALLVGEDAIISTESEAEDSDIQIDV